From one Haloterrigena gelatinilytica genomic stretch:
- the allB gene encoding allantoinase AllB — protein sequence MSVDLVVRNCTVVTPAGRSPDSGVAVEDGEIVAVGRSDRLPDADRVVDGEGNALVPGIVDGHIHNREPGLEYKEDWESATRAAAAGGVTTVVGMPNTDPVIDRPDHLELKFERGEASAHVDFQSYAVVTSENIDLIPEIDAVGPLGFKIFLGSTVGDVPPPNDGEILEAMEQIRETGKRLGFHEENGEIIDHYTEKFRAEGRNDPIDHSHSRPVIAEREAVERMITFAEETGAKVHMFHVSSGSAAEAVARGKERGVDVTAETTPHYLWFTEEVMREKGNPARIQPPIRDAAEREKLWEVGIDEGAIDTVATDHAPHTPEEKKVDDPFGNTWDAISGFVGLETEVPVMLTFVDQGRLSLEEWVRRHSTRPAQVWGLYPRKGSLQVGTDADFTIVDPDRKWTLEDADELHSKNCVTPFIGESFTGKAVMTVVRGEVVYEDGDVVGDSGYGTRVAVDETNDADDA from the coding sequence ATGTCCGTTGATCTCGTCGTACGCAACTGTACCGTCGTCACGCCGGCGGGGCGCTCGCCCGACTCGGGCGTCGCCGTCGAGGACGGTGAGATCGTCGCCGTCGGCCGCAGCGACCGGCTTCCCGACGCGGACCGCGTCGTCGACGGCGAGGGTAACGCGCTGGTGCCGGGGATCGTCGACGGCCACATCCACAACCGCGAACCCGGCCTCGAGTACAAGGAAGACTGGGAGTCGGCCACGCGGGCCGCGGCCGCCGGCGGCGTGACGACCGTCGTCGGGATGCCCAACACGGACCCCGTCATCGACCGCCCGGACCACCTCGAGTTGAAGTTCGAGCGCGGCGAGGCCTCGGCCCACGTCGACTTCCAGAGCTACGCGGTCGTCACGAGCGAGAACATCGACTTGATCCCCGAGATCGACGCGGTCGGCCCGCTCGGGTTCAAGATCTTCCTCGGATCGACGGTGGGCGACGTCCCGCCGCCGAACGACGGCGAGATCCTCGAGGCGATGGAGCAGATCCGCGAGACCGGCAAACGGCTGGGATTCCACGAGGAGAACGGCGAGATCATCGACCACTACACGGAGAAGTTCCGGGCCGAGGGTCGGAACGACCCGATCGATCACTCCCACTCCCGGCCCGTGATCGCCGAGCGGGAGGCCGTCGAGCGGATGATTACCTTCGCCGAGGAGACCGGTGCGAAGGTCCACATGTTCCACGTCTCCTCGGGGTCGGCCGCCGAGGCCGTCGCCCGCGGCAAGGAACGCGGCGTCGACGTCACCGCCGAGACGACGCCCCACTACCTCTGGTTCACCGAGGAGGTCATGCGCGAGAAGGGGAATCCGGCCCGCATTCAGCCCCCCATTCGGGACGCCGCCGAGCGCGAGAAGCTCTGGGAAGTCGGCATCGACGAGGGCGCGATCGACACCGTCGCGACCGACCACGCCCCCCACACCCCCGAGGAGAAGAAAGTCGACGACCCGTTCGGCAACACCTGGGACGCCATCTCGGGCTTCGTCGGCCTCGAGACCGAAGTTCCGGTCATGCTCACCTTCGTCGATCAGGGCCGGCTCTCCCTCGAGGAGTGGGTGCGACGGCACTCCACCCGTCCGGCACAGGTCTGGGGCCTGTACCCCCGGAAGGGGTCGCTGCAGGTCGGCACCGACGCCGACTTCACGATCGTCGACCCCGACCGGAAGTGGACGCTCGAGGACGCCGACGAACTGCATTCCAAGAACTGCGTGACGCCCTTCATCGGCGAGTCCTTTACCGGCAAAGCGGTGATGACCGTCGTCCGCGGCGAGGTCGTCTACGAGGACGGTGACGTCGTCGGCGACTCCGGCTACGGGACTCGCGTCGCGGTCGACGAGACGAACGACGCCGACGACGCGTAG
- a CDS encoding quinone-dependent dihydroorotate dehydrogenase produces MTLYSRVRPLAFKLPAETAHDLGKRTLRAAQSTWPTRRALAAAYQYDHPALEVDLFDSTFPNPVGIAAGFDKNAEVTHALEALGFGFVEIGTVTPYPQEGNDRPRLFRLREDEGMINRMGFNGQGMEAVKERLEEDGTPDFPLGVNIGKMNSSTEREAIEDYRRVFDRLSPFADYVVVNVSCPNTPDEFDEASPEHLRAIFETLEAENDENVPMLVKIGPDEPEDAILDLVDIVREFGLDGIVATNTSTTREGLESPAREEWGGLSGDPIEDRSTAVIRTIAEHTDGELPIVGVGGVDSAASAYKKIRAGASLVQLYTGFVYRGPSTAERINRGLVDLLERDGFSSVEAAVGADLE; encoded by the coding sequence ATGACGCTGTACTCGCGGGTTCGCCCCCTCGCGTTCAAACTGCCGGCCGAGACCGCCCACGATCTCGGCAAGCGAACGCTCCGGGCGGCCCAGTCCACGTGGCCGACGCGGCGGGCCCTCGCCGCGGCCTACCAGTACGATCATCCCGCGCTCGAGGTCGACCTGTTCGACTCGACGTTTCCGAACCCGGTGGGGATCGCGGCCGGCTTCGACAAGAACGCCGAGGTGACCCACGCCCTCGAGGCGCTCGGCTTCGGGTTCGTCGAAATCGGCACCGTCACGCCCTATCCGCAGGAAGGCAACGACCGACCCCGGCTGTTCCGACTGCGGGAGGACGAGGGGATGATCAACCGGATGGGCTTCAACGGGCAGGGAATGGAGGCCGTCAAGGAGCGACTCGAGGAAGACGGCACGCCCGATTTCCCACTGGGAGTCAACATCGGGAAGATGAACTCCTCGACCGAACGGGAGGCGATCGAGGACTACCGGCGCGTCTTCGATCGGCTCTCGCCCTTCGCCGACTACGTCGTCGTCAACGTCTCCTGTCCGAACACGCCCGACGAGTTCGACGAGGCCTCGCCCGAGCACCTGCGGGCGATCTTCGAAACCCTCGAGGCCGAAAACGACGAGAACGTGCCGATGCTGGTGAAGATCGGTCCCGACGAACCCGAGGACGCGATCCTGGACCTCGTCGACATCGTTCGGGAGTTCGGCCTCGACGGGATCGTCGCGACCAACACCTCGACGACCCGCGAGGGACTCGAGTCGCCCGCCCGCGAGGAGTGGGGCGGACTCAGCGGCGACCCCATCGAAGACAGATCCACCGCCGTGATCCGCACGATCGCCGAACACACGGACGGCGAACTGCCGATCGTCGGCGTCGGCGGCGTCGATTCGGCTGCGAGCGCCTATAAGAAGATTCGCGCGGGCGCGTCGCTCGTGCAACTCTATACGGGGTTCGTCTACCGGGGGCCGTCGACGGCCGAGCGGATCAACCGAGGGCTGGTCGATCTGCTCGAGCGCGACGGCTTCTCGTCGGTCGAAGCGGCGGTCGGCGCCGATCTCGAGTAG
- a CDS encoding thiolase family protein produces the protein MTDADSAPDVVLVDGARTPHGTLLGSLADVEAVELGRTAVDGLVERVDVDDAAIDWVGLGNAIQAGIGQVPGRQVVVESGLPNETRATTINEASGSGMSAIGLAADRIAADRADLAIAGGFESMTNAPWILPDYRTGRRYGDVEIKDSMLLDSLWDVNLDVHMGEITEGLVDREGISREAQDEYALESHRWAADAIDSGAFDDEIVPVETGGETVAEDQGPRPDSSLSDLAELPTSFREDGTITPGNASKLSDGAGTVLLADEETVDDRDLEPLARLVDYATAYRDPDRFNEAVGDVVERLLERNELAVEDVDAYWINEAFAAQAVYVMDRVGIPRERMNPQGGAVAFGHPIGASGGMLAASLAYQLRDDPDVDRGFVGMSIGGGGAIMGLLESY, from the coding sequence ATGACCGACGCTGACAGCGCGCCCGACGTCGTCCTCGTCGACGGCGCGCGAACGCCCCACGGAACGCTGCTCGGATCGCTCGCGGACGTCGAGGCGGTCGAACTCGGTCGGACGGCCGTCGACGGCCTCGTAGAGCGCGTCGACGTCGACGACGCCGCAATCGATTGGGTCGGACTCGGCAACGCCATCCAGGCCGGCATCGGACAGGTTCCGGGACGGCAGGTCGTCGTCGAGTCGGGGCTTCCCAACGAGACGCGGGCGACGACGATCAACGAAGCCTCGGGCTCCGGGATGAGCGCGATCGGACTCGCGGCCGATCGGATCGCGGCCGACCGCGCCGACCTGGCGATCGCGGGCGGCTTCGAGTCGATGACGAACGCGCCGTGGATCCTCCCCGACTACCGGACAGGGCGCCGGTACGGCGACGTCGAGATCAAGGACTCGATGCTCCTCGATTCGCTCTGGGACGTCAACCTGGACGTCCACATGGGCGAGATCACGGAGGGACTGGTCGACCGCGAGGGAATCTCGAGAGAAGCCCAAGACGAGTACGCCCTCGAGAGCCACCGATGGGCCGCCGACGCGATCGATTCGGGCGCGTTCGACGACGAGATCGTGCCCGTCGAGACGGGCGGCGAGACCGTCGCCGAGGATCAGGGGCCGCGGCCGGACTCGAGCCTGTCGGATCTCGCCGAGTTGCCGACGTCGTTCCGCGAGGACGGCACCATCACGCCCGGCAACGCCTCGAAGCTCAGCGACGGCGCGGGCACGGTGTTGCTGGCCGACGAGGAGACCGTCGACGATCGGGACCTCGAGCCGCTGGCCCGACTCGTTGACTACGCGACCGCCTACCGCGATCCCGACCGGTTCAACGAAGCCGTCGGCGACGTCGTGGAACGGCTCCTCGAGCGCAACGAGCTCGCGGTCGAGGACGTCGACGCCTACTGGATCAACGAGGCCTTCGCCGCGCAGGCGGTGTACGTCATGGACCGCGTCGGGATTCCGCGAGAGCGGATGAACCCGCAGGGCGGCGCGGTCGCGTTCGGCCACCCGATCGGCGCCTCCGGCGGGATGCTGGCGGCCAGCCTCGCCTACCAGCTCCGGGACGACCCCGACGTCGACCGCGGTTTCGTCGGGATGAGCATCGGTGGCGGCGGCGCGATCATGGGGCTGCTCGAGAGCTACTGA
- a CDS encoding MaoC family dehydratase, with protein sequence MADSPDDTESARNGDESTEKRLVSGWHGRYYEDFAVGDIYKHPFGRTVTETDNVWMTNVTMNLNPMHFNEAYASETEFGERLVDGTFVIALAVGMSVIDVSVNATANLGYDDIRHHEPVFHGDTLFAESEVLSKRELESRDHVGIVETELRAYNQRDDLVLSLERTPMVLKREHAEPSAAAPPGWPDGIGLQPEDL encoded by the coding sequence ATGGCTGACTCACCGGACGATACCGAGAGCGCACGGAACGGCGACGAATCGACCGAGAAGCGACTCGTTTCGGGCTGGCACGGTCGCTACTACGAGGATTTCGCGGTCGGCGATATCTACAAGCATCCGTTCGGCCGGACCGTCACCGAGACGGACAACGTCTGGATGACCAACGTCACGATGAACCTCAACCCGATGCACTTCAACGAGGCCTACGCGTCCGAAACGGAGTTCGGCGAGCGCCTCGTCGACGGCACGTTCGTCATCGCGCTGGCGGTCGGGATGAGCGTCATCGACGTCTCCGTGAACGCGACGGCGAACCTCGGCTACGACGATATCCGACACCACGAACCGGTCTTCCACGGCGATACACTCTTCGCCGAAAGCGAGGTGTTGAGCAAGCGGGAACTCGAGTCCCGCGACCACGTCGGCATCGTCGAGACCGAGCTCAGGGCGTACAACCAGCGCGACGATCTGGTGTTGAGCTTGGAGCGGACGCCGATGGTGTTGAAACGCGAACACGCCGAGCCGTCCGCGGCGGCGCCGCCGGGCTGGCCCGACGGAATCGGACTCCAGCCCGAGGACCTGTAG
- a CDS encoding (2Fe-2S) ferredoxin domain-containing protein, which translates to MQRQTDRQRDRLAAQVFVCTNDRDADYACCADAGGEETLEAVKSWLRDRNAFWNPISVIETGCLGLCSEDGTAIAIQPRDEWYSDVRPAEVPDLLESEFGPDAERVGAAYHRRREANDSDAA; encoded by the coding sequence ATGCAACGTCAAACTGACCGACAGCGCGACCGGCTCGCCGCGCAGGTGTTCGTCTGTACGAACGACCGCGACGCCGACTACGCCTGCTGTGCAGACGCCGGCGGCGAGGAGACGCTCGAGGCGGTCAAATCGTGGCTGCGCGATCGAAACGCGTTCTGGAACCCGATCTCGGTGATCGAGACCGGCTGCCTGGGACTGTGCAGCGAGGACGGGACCGCCATCGCGATCCAACCGCGCGACGAGTGGTACTCGGACGTCCGGCCGGCGGAGGTGCCCGATCTGCTCGAGAGCGAGTTCGGTCCCGACGCCGAACGGGTCGGGGCGGCGTATCACCGACGGCGAGAGGCGAACGACTCCGACGCTGCGTGA
- a CDS encoding CbtA family protein, protein MLVDYLQRGVLAGVVAGLAYGLYVAFVANPLTEYVHDAGHDHAGHGHGHGHGAGDHSHAQEGAEHVVSETTTALVSVGSGVLWAILLGGLFAVALYLFEPALPGRDGLESYVLAGAGFLTVSATPWLVVPPAAPGADHLYGIDARIGIYVGLVVLGAAVSAAAILAYGRAAPRHPALGALAAAVPIVATAVVLPAVTPTVVTQPDVAGELVMAYQALAALSQAAIWVLIAGAFNRLQRRADPTVDAADADSHDQLTASP, encoded by the coding sequence ATGCTCGTCGATTACCTGCAACGCGGCGTCCTCGCGGGGGTCGTCGCGGGCCTCGCCTACGGGCTGTACGTCGCGTTCGTCGCGAACCCCCTCACCGAGTACGTCCACGACGCCGGCCACGACCACGCCGGACACGGTCACGGCCACGGCCACGGCGCCGGCGATCACAGCCACGCACAGGAGGGCGCCGAACACGTCGTCTCCGAGACGACGACGGCCCTCGTCAGCGTCGGCAGCGGCGTCCTCTGGGCGATCCTGCTCGGCGGGCTCTTCGCCGTCGCGCTGTACCTCTTCGAACCGGCGCTTCCCGGCCGCGACGGACTCGAGTCGTACGTCCTGGCGGGCGCCGGGTTCCTGACCGTCTCGGCGACGCCGTGGTTGGTCGTTCCGCCCGCGGCGCCGGGCGCCGACCACCTCTACGGCATCGACGCGAGAATCGGCATCTACGTCGGTCTCGTCGTTCTCGGTGCGGCGGTCTCGGCGGCGGCGATCCTCGCGTACGGGCGAGCGGCGCCGCGGCATCCGGCGCTCGGCGCGCTCGCCGCCGCGGTACCGATCGTCGCGACTGCGGTCGTTCTCCCCGCGGTTACGCCGACGGTCGTCACCCAGCCCGACGTCGCCGGCGAACTCGTCATGGCGTACCAGGCGCTGGCCGCGCTGAGTCAGGCTGCGATCTGGGTACTGATCGCGGGCGCGTTCAACCGACTCCAGCGACGGGCCGACCCCACTGTCGACGCCGCGGACGCGGACTCACACGACCAGTTGACGGCGAGCCCCTGA
- a CDS encoding CbtB domain-containing protein, with protein MTATNETVHGRIETARTELTPMQVATGLLFAAAIAFALLFLQEPLVHDAMHNFRHGAGIVCH; from the coding sequence ATGACGGCAACGAACGAGACAGTTCACGGTCGGATCGAGACCGCACGCACCGAACTGACGCCGATGCAGGTCGCGACGGGGCTGCTGTTCGCGGCGGCGATCGCGTTCGCGTTGCTCTTCCTCCAGGAGCCCCTCGTCCACGACGCGATGCACAACTTCCGCCACGGGGCCGGCATCGTCTGTCACTGA
- a CDS encoding monovalent cation/H+ antiporter subunit E, with amino-acid sequence MAAERVLVPLSDTVTVRQTVGYAIQSGLETADSLECHLVIALPYDVDLPEGKRLNAEAEELLERAENWVEEDAGGADVTIETAVLGTDEYLFGPRDYAEIFRTYADDHGIDRLVLDPEYSPGVTASMLQPLERELERVDMPYDEAPVERAARHGRLVLSRDGFDRLFATFWISFGFYLVLGDPFYWFDLLTGAAVAGIVSVSLAHVTFSVPLDRVQSPLRAVRFVFYIPYLLWEIVKANIAVSAVILRPSMPIEPTLTRVNARVRSGLPLLALANSITLTPGTLTVRANDQQLLVHTLIPSAREDLFDGGLEKAIRFVFYGRESAAIPSPNERDDAEIVGGDEL; translated from the coding sequence GTGGCGGCTGAACGCGTACTCGTACCGCTGTCGGACACGGTGACCGTCCGGCAGACGGTCGGCTATGCGATCCAGTCGGGCCTCGAGACGGCTGACTCGCTCGAGTGCCATCTGGTCATCGCGCTCCCATACGACGTCGACCTGCCCGAAGGAAAGCGGCTGAACGCCGAAGCCGAGGAGCTGCTCGAGCGGGCGGAAAACTGGGTCGAGGAGGACGCCGGCGGGGCCGACGTGACGATCGAAACGGCCGTCCTCGGGACCGACGAGTATCTCTTCGGTCCCCGGGACTACGCCGAGATCTTCCGAACGTACGCCGACGATCACGGGATCGACCGGCTCGTGCTCGATCCGGAGTACAGTCCGGGCGTTACCGCGTCGATGCTCCAGCCCCTAGAGCGGGAACTCGAGCGCGTCGACATGCCCTACGACGAGGCGCCGGTCGAGCGGGCGGCCCGCCACGGTCGCCTCGTCCTGTCCCGCGACGGGTTCGATCGCCTGTTCGCGACGTTCTGGATCTCCTTCGGCTTCTATCTCGTCCTCGGGGATCCGTTCTACTGGTTCGATCTCCTCACCGGCGCGGCGGTCGCCGGCATCGTCTCGGTCTCGCTGGCCCACGTCACCTTCTCGGTGCCCCTAGACAGGGTCCAGTCGCCGCTGCGGGCCGTCCGGTTCGTCTTCTACATCCCGTATCTGCTCTGGGAGATCGTCAAGGCGAACATCGCCGTCTCGGCCGTGATCCTCCGGCCGTCGATGCCGATCGAGCCGACGCTGACCCGGGTTAACGCGCGAGTCCGCAGCGGTCTCCCGCTGCTCGCGCTGGCCAACAGCATCACGCTGACGCCGGGGACGCTGACGGTCCGGGCCAACGACCAGCAGCTGCTGGTCCACACGCTGATCCCGTCGGCTCGCGAGGATCTCTTCGACGGCGGCCTCGAGAAGGCGATCCGATTCGTCTTCTACGGCCGCGAGTCGGCGGCGATCCCGTCGCCGAACGAACGCGACGACGCCGAGATCGTCGGAGGTGACGAACTGTGA
- a CDS encoding cation:proton antiporter codes for MTPVPLEDVFLVSAALFVVLAIVLFYRAVVGPTTQDRLLAVNVLGTNTVVILALLAAGLDQSWFLDVALIYALLNFLMSIAISKFTVDRGGVL; via the coding sequence GTGACGCCCGTTCCGCTCGAGGACGTCTTCCTCGTTTCGGCGGCGCTGTTCGTCGTCCTCGCGATCGTGCTGTTCTACCGCGCGGTCGTCGGTCCGACCACGCAGGACCGGCTGCTGGCGGTCAACGTCCTCGGGACGAACACGGTCGTCATCCTCGCCCTGCTTGCGGCGGGGCTCGACCAGTCGTGGTTCCTCGACGTGGCGCTGATCTACGCGCTGCTGAACTTCCTGATGTCGATCGCCATCTCGAAGTTCACCGTCGACCGGGGTGGTGTGCTGTGA
- the mnhG gene encoding monovalent cation/H(+) antiporter subunit G: MIEPIALQSTLETVRFWAIVLCLGLGVFFTLVSTVGVLRLPDIYARAHTASQTDTLGAGFALAGVALAFGWQHAAVYAVLLLFFVFITNPTAAHAIARSAAESDVEPVLAEEGGADDAEVAAETEGETR, encoded by the coding sequence GTGATCGAGCCGATCGCGCTCCAGTCGACCCTCGAGACCGTCCGGTTCTGGGCGATCGTCCTCTGTCTCGGACTGGGCGTGTTCTTCACGCTCGTCTCGACGGTCGGCGTCCTCCGGCTCCCGGACATCTACGCCCGGGCCCACACCGCCTCCCAGACGGACACGCTCGGCGCCGGCTTCGCGCTGGCCGGCGTCGCGCTCGCGTTCGGCTGGCAGCACGCGGCGGTCTACGCCGTCCTGCTGCTGTTTTTCGTGTTCATCACGAACCCGACGGCGGCCCACGCCATCGCCCGCTCCGCGGCGGAGTCGGACGTCGAACCCGTCCTCGCCGAGGAGGGGGGAGCGGACGACGCCGAGGTCGCCGCCGAAACGGAGGGTGAGACGCGATGA
- a CDS encoding DUF4040 domain-containing protein — translation MSLFAYSLAVFILVTAVATALFRDVLSVIIVFGAYSLGMAILYTFLLAPDVAMTEAAIGAGVTTLLLLLTIARTTRPTTDRLTERIHVPGVVAVGAFVLVLCTVVLPEMYPVGSLETPVWSNPEVTQHYITETYEQTGVENAVTSVLAAYRGFDTFGEAVVVFAAGVSTLVVLKREVFA, via the coding sequence ATGAGCCTGTTCGCCTACTCCCTCGCGGTCTTCATCCTCGTGACGGCCGTCGCGACGGCGCTGTTCCGCGACGTGCTGTCGGTGATCATCGTCTTCGGCGCCTACAGCCTCGGGATGGCCATCCTCTATACGTTCCTGCTGGCACCCGACGTCGCCATGACCGAGGCCGCGATCGGCGCCGGCGTGACGACGCTCCTGCTACTACTGACGATCGCGCGCACGACCCGGCCCACGACCGACCGGCTCACGGAGCGGATCCACGTGCCGGGGGTCGTCGCCGTCGGCGCGTTCGTACTCGTGCTCTGTACCGTCGTGCTCCCCGAGATGTACCCCGTCGGGAGCCTGGAAACGCCGGTCTGGTCGAACCCCGAGGTGACCCAACACTACATCACGGAGACCTACGAACAGACCGGCGTCGAGAACGCGGTCACGTCCGTCCTCGCCGCCTACCGTGGGTTCGACACCTTCGGCGAGGCGGTCGTCGTCTTCGCCGCCGGCGTCTCGACGCTGGTGGTTCTGAAACGCGAGGTGTTCGCCTAA
- a CDS encoding MnhB domain-containing protein: MPESFDDTYTESQVIMTAVKIIAPFTLTYGLFMTFHGGDAPGGGFQGGTIVGVTILMLAFAFGIEPTRQWLRNSLLVGLVTGGVVIFGAIGLGMVALGGDFLEFTMLKEVFHIKPKWGLEAVEIAGISLIVSGTIITLFFAMAAGFTPERPSGTGGLEDRRGSADSEVSDDD; encoded by the coding sequence ATGCCCGAATCCTTCGACGATACCTACACCGAGAGTCAGGTGATCATGACCGCCGTCAAGATCATCGCACCGTTTACGCTCACCTACGGGCTGTTCATGACCTTCCACGGGGGCGACGCCCCCGGTGGCGGCTTCCAGGGCGGAACCATCGTCGGCGTCACGATCCTCATGCTCGCGTTCGCCTTCGGGATCGAACCCACGCGCCAGTGGCTGCGAAACTCCCTGCTGGTCGGCCTCGTCACCGGCGGCGTCGTCATCTTCGGCGCGATCGGCCTCGGGATGGTCGCCCTCGGCGGGGACTTCCTCGAGTTCACCATGCTCAAAGAGGTCTTCCACATCAAGCCCAAGTGGGGGCTCGAGGCCGTCGAGATCGCCGGCATCTCGCTGATCGTCTCGGGGACCATCATCACCCTCTTCTTCGCGATGGCGGCCGGGTTCACGCCCGAACGGCCCAGCGGAACCGGCGGGCTCGAGGACCGTCGCGGATCGGCCGACAGCGAGGTGAGCGACGATGATTGA
- a CDS encoding cation:proton antiporter subunit C, whose amino-acid sequence MIDLLASRYTYVLMFVLLGIGIYMAIASENLVKKLIGVNLFQTAIFLFFVSMAYIDADGASAPIVPHHGEPGEVMVASPLPQVIVLTAIVVGIALTAVGLALIIRIYSEYGTLREDTLREVRADE is encoded by the coding sequence ATGATTGATCTGCTCGCGAGCCGCTACACGTACGTGCTGATGTTCGTCCTGCTGGGCATCGGGATCTACATGGCGATCGCCAGCGAGAACCTCGTGAAGAAGCTGATCGGGGTGAACCTCTTCCAGACGGCGATCTTCCTGTTTTTCGTCTCGATGGCCTACATCGACGCCGACGGCGCGTCGGCGCCGATCGTACCCCACCACGGCGAGCCCGGGGAGGTCATGGTCGCGAGCCCGCTGCCCCAGGTCATCGTCCTGACCGCCATCGTCGTCGGCATCGCGCTGACGGCGGTCGGGCTGGCGCTGATCATCCGCATCTATTCGGAGTACGGAACGCTCCGCGAGGATACCCTGCGGGAGGTGCGTGCCGATGAATAG
- a CDS encoding monovalent cation/H+ antiporter subunit D family protein — protein sequence MNSSLVDLLPPLLIVAPILAATLPIALGLRFDRTGWSVAAITTGALFAAAGYLASAVHAGGRVTHTLGGYPRTYGIQLVADQFSILIVLLVTGVATGVLAYTRRGGPRGNTFYTAYLLLVGGLLGISLTGDVFNLFVFLEISSLATYALVASGDGPESAVAALKYLILGTVAASMYLIGVAFVFMATGTLNMVELAEAIPNAERQTLIQAGFAFIVVGFATKVAQWPLHTWQPSAYEQAPDGATPLIAALVSTASAYAFGRLIVTVFEVDYLASMPRAASIVLTVGCVSVLAGTVLAVIQREVKRMLAYSSVSQFGLVIAAYGVVIAGGSETAFTGAAIHLVGHGILKAGLFLSAAIVATSYGARTVDEYAGLAKRRPVVAGAMAVLLFALVGVPPAVGFVGKWYIALGAVEAELWPVAAVIFLSTMLTLAYAARLLEKMYFTPAAGAASARGHGPSTVATDGGEQSDGERGSDGGDESAAEGREDRASDDGAVETPLAAGVSYDPTGGPGRDGPGRSPDPVSSGMVAVVVVAALVAVALGFAGGAFADFLEPFLTEVFN from the coding sequence ATGAATAGCAGTCTCGTCGACCTGCTCCCGCCGCTGTTGATCGTCGCCCCGATCCTCGCGGCGACGCTCCCGATCGCGCTCGGCCTGCGGTTCGACCGCACCGGGTGGTCCGTCGCCGCGATCACGACGGGCGCGCTGTTCGCCGCCGCCGGTTACCTCGCGAGCGCCGTCCACGCCGGCGGCAGAGTGACCCACACCCTCGGCGGCTATCCCCGAACCTACGGGATCCAACTCGTCGCCGACCAGTTCTCGATTCTGATCGTCCTGCTCGTGACTGGGGTGGCCACCGGCGTCCTCGCGTACACGCGACGCGGGGGCCCGCGCGGGAACACGTTCTACACCGCCTACCTGCTGCTGGTCGGCGGACTGCTCGGCATCTCGCTGACCGGCGACGTCTTCAACCTGTTCGTCTTCCTCGAGATCTCGAGCCTCGCGACCTACGCGCTCGTCGCCAGCGGCGACGGCCCGGAATCGGCGGTCGCCGCCCTGAAGTATCTCATCCTGGGAACCGTCGCCGCGTCGATGTACCTGATCGGCGTCGCCTTCGTCTTCATGGCGACGGGGACGCTCAACATGGTCGAGTTGGCCGAGGCGATCCCGAACGCGGAACGCCAGACCCTAATTCAGGCCGGGTTCGCGTTCATCGTGGTCGGCTTCGCGACCAAGGTCGCCCAGTGGCCGCTGCACACGTGGCAACCGAGCGCCTACGAGCAGGCCCCCGACGGAGCGACGCCGCTGATCGCGGCGCTGGTCTCGACGGCCTCCGCGTACGCGTTCGGGCGGCTGATCGTCACCGTCTTCGAGGTCGACTACCTCGCCTCGATGCCGCGGGCGGCCTCGATCGTCCTCACCGTCGGCTGCGTGAGCGTCCTCGCCGGGACCGTCCTGGCCGTGATCCAGCGCGAGGTCAAGCGGATGCTCGCCTACTCGTCGGTCTCGCAGTTCGGCCTGGTGATCGCCGCCTACGGCGTCGTCATCGCCGGCGGTTCCGAGACGGCGTTTACCGGCGCCGCGATCCACCTGGTCGGACACGGAATCCTCAAGGCCGGCCTCTTCCTGTCGGCGGCGATCGTCGCGACGAGCTACGGCGCCCGCACCGTCGACGAGTACGCCGGCCTCGCCAAGCGGCGGCCGGTCGTCGCCGGCGCCATGGCCGTCCTCCTGTTCGCGCTGGTCGGCGTCCCGCCGGCCGTCGGCTTCGTCGGCAAGTGGTACATCGCGCTCGGCGCCGTCGAGGCCGAGCTGTGGCCCGTCGCGGCCGTCATCTTCCTCAGTACAATGCTCACCTTAGCCTACGCCGCCCGCCTGCTCGAGAAAATGTACTTCACGCCGGCCGCCGGGGCCGCGTCCGCCCGCGGCCACGGTCCGAGTACGGTCGCGACCGACGGCGGTGAGCAATCCGACGGTGAGCGCGGCTCCGACGGCGGCGACGAGAGCGCCGCCGAGGGCCGCGAGGACCGTGCGTCCGACGACGGCGCGGTCGAGACCCCGCTCGCGGCGGGCGTCTCGTACGACCCCACCGGCGGACCCGGCCGTGACGGCCCCGGCCGATCGCCGGATCCGGTCTCGAGCGGGATGGTCGCGGTGGTCGTCGTCGCGGCGCTCGTCGCGGTCGCGCTCGGCTTCGCAGGCGGCGCGTTCGCCGACTTCCTCGAGCCGTTCCTCACGGAGGTGTTCAACTAA